In Helianthus annuus cultivar XRQ/B chromosome 3, HanXRQr2.0-SUNRISE, whole genome shotgun sequence, a single window of DNA contains:
- the LOC110931541 gene encoding extensin-like translates to MPPRVRSKGKGPMRGGPSAGPSHRRTPSVSFSSSDSRDHWGHSFEPARHSVSLSSSPSFHPSFGPPVPDEPQHSQHSHDSHHSHDSHHSHQSYHSLHSHSFHHSDSTYSPAQFNPNDYVNDFLGYNPLGPEDHFPHDMEMDDDPDPEMKTGTLGHHISISSGSPYQGSSYQGPDSFKERWATYDWAFTPSYHNSPAQPPLVEPQLQAVSPPPLPVEEPPQQPPQPPPEPPRRRRNARISVRGEPRFSSPQGSSSYPLIPEDPQMGGPSHAALDNDPPPVSYAPLPPPVGFDNPISTYPGSSGYNPSGYPTDYGTHDPYLTAAQYNALYHSSYPPVYPTGYPV, encoded by the coding sequence ATGCCGCCAAGAGTGAGAAGCAAAGGAAAGGGTCCCATGCGAGGTGGACCATCAGCAGGACCTTCCCATCGGCGCACCCCGTCTGTGTCGTTTTCTAGTTCTGATTCCCGCGACCATTGGGGTCATTCTTTCGAACCAGCGAGACACTCTGTCTCTTTGAGCTCATCCCCCTCTTTCCATCCATCATTCGGGCCGCCTGTTCCAGACGAGCCCCAACATTCGCAACACTCCCATGACTCTCACCATTCGCATGACTCCCACCATTCCCATCAATCTTACCATTCGTTGCATTCTCATTCCTTTCATCATTCGGATTCTACCTACTCTCCAGCCCAGTTTAATCCCAATGATTACGTCAACGACTTTTTGGGCTACAACCCTTTGGGACCCGAGGATCACTTTCCTCATGACATGGAGATGGACGACGACCCGGACCCTGAAATGAAAACCGGAACACTGGGCCATCATATTAGCATCTCGAGCGGATCTCCATATCAAGGATCATCATACCAAGGGCCCGATTCATTTAAAGAAAGGTGGGCCACGTATGATTGGGCCTTTACCCCTTCATATCATAACTCTCCTGCACAACCTCCTTTGGTTGAACCACAACTTCAAGCAGTTTCTCCACCACCTCTTCCTGTTGAGGAGCCGCCTCAACAGCCACCTCAGCCACCTCCCGAGCCGCCTAGGCGAAGGAGGAATGCACGAATATCTGTGCGAGGAGAACCTCGGTTCAGTTCTCCTCAAGGTTCAAGTTCTTACCCTCTTATCCCCGAGGACCCCCAAATGGGTGGACCCTCGCACGCGGCGCTGGATAACGATCCTCCGCCAGTTTCTTATGCACCGCTGCCACCGCCAGTTGGTTTTGACAACCCGATCTCGACATACCCAGGTTCATCTGGGTATAATCCATCTGGATACCCAACGGATTATGGAACCCATGATCCATATCTTACTGCTGCACAGTACAACGCACTTTATCATTCTTCTTATCCTCCAGTTTACCCAACTGGATATCCGGTGTAG